Proteins encoded by one window of Cyanobium sp. NS01:
- a CDS encoding class I fructose-bisphosphate aldolase, protein MALDIFRDELAATASSLARAGSGLLAADESTGTIGKRFASIGVENSESHRCAYRSLLASSEGLSEAISGVILYEETLFQHSVDAAGRPGPPIVELFQAQGIVPGIKLDQGVEPLPGGLPGESWCTGLKGLLERAARAHAHGARFAKWRAVLTISSGGAPSELAVRENAWGLARYARTVQEVGLVPIVEPEILMDGDHDIETTAAVQEWVLRSVYAALGLHGVFLEGTLLKPSLTLPGRACPQAPSPEQAAAYTLRTLERTVPSAVPAVLFLSGGLSEEEASLYLNAINQAAPSAPWHLGFSFGRALQHSCLKHWAGRDRAAGQAALLARARANGQAARGAYVPGSEPSDDAPLFEANYSY, encoded by the coding sequence ATGGCGCTCGACATCTTCCGCGACGAGCTTGCGGCCACCGCGTCCTCCCTGGCCCGGGCAGGCAGCGGTCTGCTGGCGGCGGATGAATCCACCGGCACGATCGGCAAGCGCTTCGCGTCCATCGGCGTGGAGAACAGCGAATCCCACCGCTGTGCCTACCGCAGCCTGCTGGCCAGCAGCGAGGGCCTGTCGGAGGCGATCAGCGGTGTGATTCTCTATGAGGAAACGCTGTTCCAGCACAGCGTGGATGCGGCGGGCCGGCCGGGGCCGCCGATTGTGGAGCTGTTCCAGGCCCAGGGCATCGTGCCGGGCATCAAGCTCGATCAGGGGGTGGAGCCCCTGCCCGGTGGCCTGCCGGGCGAGAGCTGGTGCACCGGGCTCAAGGGGCTGCTGGAGCGGGCAGCGCGGGCCCATGCCCACGGCGCCCGCTTTGCGAAGTGGCGGGCGGTGCTCACCATCTCCAGCGGCGGAGCGCCCTCGGAGCTGGCCGTGCGCGAGAACGCCTGGGGGCTGGCCCGCTATGCCCGCACCGTGCAGGAGGTGGGGCTGGTGCCGATCGTGGAGCCCGAGATCCTGATGGACGGCGACCACGACATCGAGACCACAGCCGCCGTGCAGGAGTGGGTGCTGCGCAGTGTCTATGCGGCCCTGGGGCTTCACGGGGTGTTTCTGGAAGGCACCCTGCTCAAGCCTTCCCTCACCCTCCCCGGCCGGGCCTGCCCCCAGGCGCCGTCGCCGGAGCAGGCCGCCGCCTACACCCTGCGCACCCTGGAGCGCACCGTGCCCTCCGCTGTGCCCGCGGTGCTTTTCCTCTCTGGTGGCCTCAGTGAGGAGGAGGCCAGCCTCTATCTCAATGCCATCAACCAGGCGGCCCCGTCTGCGCCCTGGCATCTGGGCTTTTCCTTTGGCCGGGCCCTGCAGCACTCCTGCCTGAAGCACTGGGCGGGCCGCGACCGAGCCGCCGGCCAGGCGGCCCTGCTGGCCCGGGCCCGCGCCAACGGCCAGGCAGCCCGAGGGGCCTACGTGCCAGGTTCCGAGCCCTCCGACGACGCGCCGTTGTTTGAGGCCAACTACAGCTATTGA
- a CDS encoding chemotaxis protein CheB: MTHVVGIGASAGGLEALQEFAASLVSGAGLAYVVAQHLAPEHRSLIVELVAHVTALPVLAAVDGAPIQADVITISPPNHDLTVDGNRLRLSTPVPRFGPSPCIDLLLESIADHWGERGVGVVLSGTGSDGARGIRALSTAGGLTLAQSPESAKFDAMPRAAIGLGGVDLVLAAGAMGPRLAELIGSGTAKPGERKDGQDPLQLEAVTAQLKHSCGIDFSQYKKSTLSRQVQRRMAVRQVGNLEEYLPLLATEGDEARRLVHNVLVAVTAFFRDPQVYGALKERLGDYVSKRTSPERLRVWVPGCASGEEVYSIAMVISAVLGHPADLAANLKIFATDLDEKSLAIARRARYPVSAARAIPDEYRERFVIEHGSEIEISEALRACAVFAQHDVGEHPPFPSLDLISCRNTLIYFTLPMLERVIERFRFGLLPGGLLLLGNSEVLGRNTTGFAMADAEHGLYTRTAEGARRPRAARSPLAPRPSQSLPAAGRVSVLRESVPEQHMALLEALTRALCAPALVIDEGHDLVEVLGDVSPFCRLPEGRMKSSAHAYLRPELQTEARALLVLARADGLAVSSQALQLEGIDGTLRLEARQLWVGESQLTVLSFLRLPPTGGDEPKQGQTRDRDAAFDQEIERLEDELLASQDTLRRSLAELEQTNEELEASSEELLAFSEELQSSNEELEASNEELQATNEELGTLNQQLGSRSDQLEQLNVELENIQTSLSQGMVIVDSDLRVTRFSPLAVRVFGLVDADIGQPLLDAPTTIPLPGLKEALKAVADGGQRQTIEASNEDVAYLAQVLPFLERDGRRRGVIVTLTEVSEMVAVRQAAEATLLEFSTLTNALDEVVWKWDQSCTRLLYATKRIHAMTGWTSAELCDRPELLKEAIALEDRVRVGAARDLRKGHWTVTYRITSRDGRQIWVKESAKVVRHGAERFVVGTLADVTAAHALEARANELTAIFESVFHSESFGVAALDEGHRVVMANAVFCAIVGFDLASIVGVCVEMLCPEAEFEALILETRESGDGKKKPKSRPMLPLKSRDGGLQWLPVEVRTPRQPSERGLISLIVHPPL, from the coding sequence GTGACCCATGTGGTGGGGATCGGGGCCTCAGCCGGGGGGCTGGAAGCCCTGCAGGAGTTCGCGGCAAGCCTGGTGAGTGGCGCCGGCCTGGCCTACGTGGTGGCCCAGCATCTGGCGCCCGAACACCGCAGCCTCATTGTTGAGCTGGTGGCCCATGTCACCGCTCTACCGGTTCTGGCTGCTGTGGACGGAGCCCCGATCCAGGCTGATGTGATCACCATCTCCCCGCCCAACCACGACCTCACCGTGGATGGCAACAGGCTGCGCCTCAGCACTCCCGTGCCCCGCTTCGGCCCCAGCCCGTGCATCGACCTGCTGCTGGAGTCGATTGCCGACCATTGGGGCGAACGCGGCGTCGGTGTGGTGTTGTCCGGAACCGGGTCTGACGGCGCCCGCGGCATTCGGGCCCTGAGCACCGCCGGCGGCCTCACCCTGGCCCAGTCGCCCGAGAGCGCCAAGTTCGACGCGATGCCCCGGGCCGCCATCGGCCTCGGGGGCGTGGACCTGGTGCTGGCCGCAGGAGCCATGGGCCCTCGCCTGGCCGAGTTGATCGGCTCTGGAACAGCCAAGCCCGGCGAGCGGAAGGATGGCCAGGATCCGCTGCAGCTGGAAGCCGTGACGGCTCAGCTGAAGCACAGTTGCGGCATCGACTTCTCCCAGTACAAGAAATCCACCCTGAGCCGGCAGGTGCAGCGCCGGATGGCAGTCAGGCAGGTGGGAAACCTGGAGGAGTATCTGCCCTTGCTCGCGACAGAGGGAGATGAGGCCCGGAGGCTGGTCCACAACGTGCTGGTGGCCGTGACCGCCTTCTTCCGAGATCCCCAGGTCTATGGGGCCCTAAAAGAGCGGCTGGGCGACTACGTGAGCAAGAGGACGTCGCCGGAACGGCTGCGGGTGTGGGTTCCAGGCTGTGCCTCAGGGGAGGAGGTGTATTCGATCGCGATGGTGATCAGTGCGGTGCTCGGCCATCCCGCAGACCTGGCCGCCAATCTCAAAATCTTCGCCACGGATCTCGATGAGAAGAGTCTGGCGATCGCTCGACGTGCCCGCTACCCAGTGTCGGCGGCCAGGGCCATCCCAGATGAGTATCGCGAGCGCTTCGTGATCGAGCACGGCAGCGAGATCGAGATCAGCGAGGCATTGCGCGCCTGCGCAGTGTTTGCCCAGCACGATGTGGGCGAACACCCGCCATTCCCCAGCCTCGATCTGATTTCCTGCCGCAACACGCTCATCTACTTCACCCTGCCCATGCTGGAGCGGGTGATCGAGCGGTTCCGTTTTGGCCTGCTCCCCGGAGGCCTGCTGCTGCTGGGCAACTCCGAGGTGCTGGGGCGGAATACAACCGGTTTCGCCATGGCCGATGCCGAGCATGGCCTCTACACCCGCACAGCGGAGGGGGCCCGGCGGCCCCGCGCTGCCCGTTCACCCCTGGCGCCACGCCCCAGCCAGAGCCTGCCTGCCGCGGGCAGGGTCTCCGTGCTGCGGGAGTCCGTACCCGAGCAGCACATGGCCCTGCTGGAGGCGTTGACCCGAGCCCTCTGCGCTCCTGCCCTGGTGATCGATGAGGGGCACGACCTCGTCGAGGTGCTGGGCGATGTCAGCCCCTTCTGCCGTCTTCCGGAAGGCCGGATGAAGAGCTCTGCCCATGCCTACCTGCGACCGGAGCTGCAGACGGAGGCCAGGGCCCTGCTGGTCCTGGCCAGGGCGGATGGTCTTGCCGTCAGCAGTCAGGCGCTGCAGCTTGAGGGCATCGATGGGACCCTGCGCCTCGAAGCCCGCCAACTGTGGGTCGGGGAGAGTCAGCTCACCGTGCTGAGCTTTCTGCGCCTGCCGCCGACTGGTGGGGATGAGCCGAAACAGGGTCAGACCAGGGACCGGGACGCCGCCTTCGATCAGGAGATCGAGCGCCTCGAGGACGAACTGCTGGCCAGTCAGGACACGCTGCGCCGCTCCCTGGCGGAACTCGAGCAGACCAACGAGGAGCTGGAGGCCTCCTCGGAGGAGTTGCTGGCCTTCTCGGAAGAGCTGCAGTCGTCGAACGAGGAACTGGAGGCCTCGAACGAGGAACTCCAGGCCACCAATGAGGAACTGGGCACCTTGAACCAGCAACTGGGTTCCCGCAGTGACCAACTCGAGCAGCTCAATGTGGAACTGGAGAACATCCAGACCTCCCTGAGCCAGGGCATGGTGATCGTGGACAGCGATCTGCGGGTCACCCGCTTCTCACCGCTGGCGGTGCGGGTGTTCGGCCTGGTGGATGCCGACATCGGCCAGCCGCTGCTGGATGCACCCACCACCATTCCCCTGCCAGGGCTGAAGGAGGCCCTGAAGGCCGTGGCCGACGGCGGCCAGCGTCAGACCATTGAGGCCAGCAACGAAGATGTGGCCTACCTCGCCCAGGTGCTGCCCTTCCTGGAACGGGACGGGCGGCGGCGCGGCGTCATCGTGACCCTCACGGAGGTGTCCGAAATGGTGGCCGTGCGTCAGGCGGCGGAAGCCACCCTCCTCGAGTTCTCCACCCTCACCAATGCCCTCGATGAAGTGGTGTGGAAATGGGACCAGAGCTGCACAAGGCTGCTCTATGCCACCAAGCGGATCCATGCCATGACGGGATGGACCTCGGCGGAGCTGTGTGACCGGCCGGAGCTGCTCAAGGAGGCCATCGCCTTGGAGGACCGCGTCCGGGTTGGTGCTGCCCGAGACCTCCGGAAGGGTCACTGGACCGTGACGTACAGGATCACCAGCCGCGATGGCCGGCAGATCTGGGTGAAGGAGTCGGCCAAGGTGGTACGCCATGGTGCCGAGCGTTTCGTTGTCGGTACCCTCGCCGACGTCACCGCCGCGCACGCCCTGGAGGCTCGCGCCAACGAGCTCACAGCGATCTTCGAGTCCGTCTTCCACAGCGAGAGCTTCGGGGTGGCCGCTCTCGATGAGGGCCATCGCGTCGTGATGGCCAACGCTGTGTTCTGCGCCATCGTCGGCTTTGACCTGGCCTCCATCGTGGGGGTCTGCGTGGAGATGCTCTGCCCCGAAGCGGAATTCGAGGCCCTGATCCTGGAGACCCGGGAGTCAGGCGATGGGAAGAAGAAGCCGAAGTCCCGGCCCATGCTCCCCTTGAAGAGCCGGGATGGGGGGCTGCAATGGCTTCCGGTGGAGGTGCGAACCCCACGACAACCCTCTGAGAGGGGCCTGATCAGCCTCATCGTGCACCCACCGCTCTGA
- a CDS encoding serine hydrolase, protein MRVTTDGREVVTGAGGESTTGVPASPVMHFRNGAVAISSLATLLLQLVDDNRVSLDDKHSAWLPSIPNADRVTHGQLARMTSGYRHYLIGNDAFIENQLTDPFRQITTQEKLSYANLHELLYEPRANSNYAHTNYVLLGLALERITGQSLPALIQDRIYAPLSLHNTGAYSNAAASIFHAIGAHLVPDEPLPLRLPKP, encoded by the coding sequence GTGCGCGTCACGACCGATGGAAGGGAGGTGGTCACCGGGGCCGGGGGAGAGTCGACCACGGGGGTGCCCGCCAGCCCGGTCATGCACTTCCGCAATGGCGCCGTCGCCATCTCCTCTTTGGCCACCCTGCTGCTGCAACTGGTGGACGACAACAGGGTGAGCCTCGATGACAAGCACTCCGCCTGGTTGCCGTCGATTCCGAATGCCGATCGGGTCACGCACGGCCAGCTCGCCCGGATGACCTCCGGCTATCGCCACTACTTGATTGGCAACGATGCCTTCATCGAGAATCAGCTCACCGATCCCTTCCGGCAGATCACCACCCAGGAGAAGCTCTCCTACGCCAATCTGCACGAGCTCCTCTACGAGCCGAGAGCGAACTCGAATTACGCCCACACGAACTATGTGCTGCTTGGCCTGGCCCTCGAGCGCATCACCGGCCAATCACTCCCGGCGCTGATCCAGGATCGGATCTACGCCCCCCTGTCGTTGCACAACACCGGCGCCTACAGCAACGCAGCCGCCAGCATCTTTCATGCCATCGGCGCCCATCTTGTGCCCGACGAGCCTCTGCCGCTGAGGCTGCCGAAGCCCTGA
- a CDS encoding DUF3721 domain-containing protein translates to MKRQPWLLVWAATAATAAAVPGTLALAQGPGQGAQRALFNTKAEAEAAARQFNCKGAHRMGNQWMPCASHAGASGQKAKPSPQHSTPVMP, encoded by the coding sequence ATGAAGCGCCAGCCCTGGCTCCTTGTGTGGGCTGCCACTGCAGCCACCGCAGCGGCTGTTCCGGGCACCCTGGCCCTGGCGCAAGGCCCGGGCCAGGGTGCCCAGAGGGCACTCTTCAACACCAAGGCTGAGGCCGAAGCGGCCGCCAGGCAGTTCAACTGCAAGGGCGCCCACCGGATGGGGAACCAGTGGATGCCCTGCGCCAGCCACGCTGGAGCCTCCGGCCAGAAGGCCAAACCCTCCCCCCAGCACTCCACACCAGTGATGCCTTGA
- a CDS encoding NupC/NupG family nucleoside CNT transporter — protein sequence MLWQAVRGSLGILLLLLVAWLFSQDRRATPWRLIGVAMATQLGLGLLLFHAAIGQLVFSWLNGAVVALLAPARTAAEFVFGPLAVPGGEEGSLGLILAFQAFPIAIFFSALTALLYHLGVMQRVIHGLAGFFRRSLGITGVEATVAASNVFVGIESMLTIRPYLATARPHELAVVLTAGMATIASTMLGLYVGVLQPYFPGIAGHLITANLLSAPAAVMMARILVPEPLPQGTLQQQPQARPEPRGLLPVLAEADRCGSSVEAITQGANDGLKLALGITAVLIAFVGLLTLANTGIGWLGSWVGQPQVSLQSLLAWVFVPFVWMIGLPSADALAASELLALRLVATEVPSFVSLAASLEAGTWSDPRSVVILAYALCGFAHLPSLGIFVGGLCALAPEQKGVVGKLAWRALLAATLACLLTGAVAGLLGGFTGLALTA from the coding sequence ATGCTCTGGCAGGCCGTGCGAGGCAGCCTGGGAATCCTGCTGCTGCTTCTGGTGGCATGGCTCTTCTCCCAGGATCGGCGGGCCACGCCGTGGCGGTTGATCGGGGTCGCCATGGCCACTCAGCTGGGCCTCGGCCTGCTGCTGTTCCATGCCGCGATCGGACAGTTGGTGTTCTCCTGGCTGAATGGAGCCGTGGTGGCGCTGCTGGCCCCGGCCCGCACGGCGGCGGAATTCGTGTTCGGTCCGCTGGCGGTGCCCGGCGGGGAAGAGGGCAGCCTCGGCCTGATCCTGGCCTTCCAGGCTTTCCCGATCGCGATCTTCTTCTCGGCCCTCACGGCCCTCCTGTACCACCTGGGGGTGATGCAGCGGGTGATCCACGGCCTGGCCGGCTTTTTCCGCCGAAGCCTCGGAATCACGGGGGTGGAGGCCACCGTGGCCGCCAGCAATGTGTTCGTGGGGATCGAATCGATGCTCACGATCCGGCCCTATCTGGCCACGGCACGGCCCCATGAGCTCGCCGTGGTGCTCACAGCGGGGATGGCCACCATTGCCAGCACGATGCTGGGGCTCTACGTGGGGGTTTTGCAACCCTACTTTCCCGGCATTGCCGGCCACCTGATCACCGCCAACCTGCTGAGCGCGCCGGCTGCGGTGATGATGGCGCGCATCCTGGTGCCCGAGCCGCTACCGCAGGGCACGCTGCAACAGCAGCCCCAGGCCCGCCCTGAGCCGCGCGGGCTGCTGCCAGTGCTGGCGGAGGCTGACCGCTGCGGCAGCAGCGTGGAGGCCATCACCCAGGGAGCCAACGATGGCCTGAAGCTGGCGCTGGGAATCACCGCTGTGCTGATCGCCTTCGTCGGACTGCTAACCCTGGCCAACACCGGCATCGGCTGGCTCGGCAGCTGGGTCGGCCAGCCCCAGGTCAGCCTGCAATCCCTGCTGGCCTGGGTGTTTGTTCCCTTTGTGTGGATGATCGGCTTGCCCTCTGCCGACGCTCTGGCCGCCTCTGAACTGCTGGCTCTGCGCCTGGTGGCCACGGAGGTGCCGTCGTTCGTGAGCCTGGCCGCCAGCCTCGAGGCCGGGACCTGGAGCGATCCGCGCTCGGTGGTGATCCTCGCCTACGCCCTCTGCGGCTTTGCCCACCTTCCCTCGCTCGGGATTTTTGTGGGTGGATTGTGTGCCCTGGCCCCAGAGCAGAAGGGCGTGGTGGGCAAGCTGGCCTGGCGGGCGCTGCTGGCGGCCACCCTGGCCTGCCTGCTCACTGGAGCCGTGGCAGGGTTGCTGGGGGGATTCACGGGGTTGGCTCTCACTGCCTGA
- a CDS encoding PAS domain-containing protein — protein MTDDLPWIWSLFICGGTPASTATLRRLRHLCDHDLSPRVKLRVVDVHSDPELALRAGVRAIPCLVPDPLAPSDPSFPAVPSSSEGLLRQQLQYLQQEYRAQEALLEVITSGQADALVVSGNVYLQDSSNTSYRHLVQQMGEAVATLSSTGVVLYANPRLAELLDQPRDVLLGRPLGDYLSQEQAVIFDRLRMVCPGRIEQAELELVGRDGTVNPVLATISGLITDGAATHSLVLTHLGGLQPRRMAQAIDTDLGYLLAEIAGAFMIEVDASRRIRWVTPSAQRLLGWTAQALVGFPLSDLLHPDDDLFETLCNQDAPPLVRLRQQHGGHRWMRRRVCRAQSGEGRTATGWILGFQDVEEMVQQRRACAIKCAQLAAMARHTNSVGLKSAASKAPHAVAAVQENNRFHRCRREPQGKTAPMTAAAADVLGSLARWHRQADRTQPLALLLCTLSAAQTLRYPKGTGKGDLLWETITDRLAEVVSPQGFAGDLGEGKFIGVTAGVANLREATILAERVYTSLALPVVVEGSPVATQPCLGIALENPGSTLQGLMLRSQQALEQAIRCNTRHNQAIAIL, from the coding sequence ATGACCGACGACCTCCCCTGGATCTGGAGCCTGTTCATCTGTGGCGGTACGCCAGCCTCAACTGCAACCCTGCGCCGTCTGCGTCACCTCTGCGATCACGATCTGAGCCCCCGAGTGAAGCTCAGAGTAGTCGATGTCCACAGCGATCCGGAGCTGGCTCTCAGGGCCGGCGTGCGTGCCATTCCCTGTCTGGTACCTGATCCGTTAGCGCCATCGGATCCATCGTTTCCTGCAGTCCCCAGCAGTTCCGAGGGATTGCTGCGTCAGCAGCTGCAGTATCTGCAACAGGAGTACAGAGCTCAGGAGGCCTTGCTGGAGGTCATCACCAGCGGTCAAGCCGATGCCCTGGTTGTAAGCGGCAATGTGTATCTACAAGACAGCAGCAACACCTCCTACCGCCATTTAGTCCAGCAGATGGGTGAGGCCGTCGCCACCCTCTCCTCAACGGGGGTCGTGCTGTATGCCAACCCCCGTCTCGCAGAGCTGCTGGATCAACCCCGGGATGTCCTTCTCGGCCGACCGCTGGGCGACTACCTGTCGCAGGAGCAAGCGGTGATTTTCGATCGGTTGCGCATGGTCTGTCCCGGCAGAATTGAGCAGGCCGAACTGGAACTCGTTGGCCGCGATGGCACCGTGAATCCAGTGCTGGCCACCATCAGCGGCCTCATCACCGATGGCGCTGCCACCCATAGCCTGGTACTGACCCACTTGGGTGGTCTGCAGCCACGGAGAATGGCCCAGGCGATCGACACCGATCTCGGTTACCTACTCGCGGAAATCGCCGGAGCTTTTATGATAGAAGTTGATGCCTCCCGTCGGATCCGTTGGGTCACACCATCCGCTCAACGCCTTCTGGGCTGGACTGCCCAAGCGCTCGTTGGGTTTCCCCTCAGCGACCTGCTTCACCCGGACGATGACCTTTTCGAGACGCTCTGCAACCAGGATGCCCCTCCGCTGGTGCGGCTGAGACAACAGCACGGAGGCCATCGTTGGATGAGAAGGCGTGTGTGCCGGGCTCAGAGCGGCGAAGGCCGAACAGCCACCGGCTGGATCCTAGGTTTTCAGGATGTGGAAGAAATGGTGCAGCAGCGTCGCGCCTGCGCCATCAAATGCGCTCAGCTTGCCGCAATGGCGAGACACACCAACAGCGTGGGGCTCAAATCGGCAGCTTCAAAGGCCCCCCACGCCGTAGCTGCTGTGCAAGAAAACAATCGGTTCCATCGCTGCCGGAGGGAGCCACAAGGCAAAACGGCCCCGATGACGGCTGCAGCAGCAGACGTGCTGGGCTCCTTAGCCCGCTGGCATCGCCAGGCGGACAGGACCCAGCCGCTCGCTCTTCTCCTGTGCACACTTTCAGCGGCTCAGACTCTCCGCTACCCGAAGGGCACAGGCAAGGGTGATCTGCTCTGGGAAACCATCACAGATCGCCTTGCTGAGGTGGTATCACCCCAGGGTTTCGCGGGCGACCTCGGTGAGGGCAAGTTTATTGGCGTCACAGCGGGCGTAGCCAATCTCAGGGAGGCGACGATCCTGGCAGAAAGGGTTTACACGTCCCTTGCCCTGCCCGTGGTCGTGGAAGGTTCCCCGGTTGCGACTCAGCCCTGTCTGGGTATCGCGCTGGAAAATCCTGGCAGCACTCTCCAAGGACTGATGCTGCGGTCACAGCAGGCGCTCGAGCAGGCGATTCGGTGTAACACCCGACACAATCAGGCAATCGCCATTCTTTGA
- the nadA gene encoding quinolinate synthase NadA, translating into MPEAIEALRRQRNAVILAHYYQEEAVQDIADFIGDSLELARKAAATDADVIVFCGVHFMAETAKILNPTKTVLLPDLEAGCSLADACPAEAFAAFRAEHPEHLVVSYINCSAAVKAQSDLICTSSNAVDLVRQLPADRPILFAPDQNLGRWVQNQSGRELTLWPGSCMVHETFSEQALLQLQLEHPEAEVLAHPECQQHLLDLADFIGSTSRLLERAAASEAPDFIVLTEPGILHQMRQRVPAKAFFEVPGADGCSCNACPYMRLNTLEKLWQCLHSMAPAIELEEELRQRALAPIEKMLAMSR; encoded by the coding sequence CTGCCGGAGGCCATCGAGGCCCTGCGGCGGCAGCGCAATGCCGTGATCCTGGCCCACTACTACCAGGAGGAGGCCGTGCAGGACATCGCCGACTTCATCGGCGACTCCCTGGAGCTGGCCCGCAAGGCCGCCGCCACCGACGCCGATGTGATCGTGTTCTGCGGCGTGCACTTCATGGCCGAGACGGCCAAGATCCTCAATCCCACCAAGACGGTGCTGCTGCCGGATCTGGAGGCGGGCTGCTCCCTGGCCGATGCCTGCCCCGCCGAGGCGTTCGCCGCCTTCCGGGCCGAACACCCCGAGCACCTGGTGGTGAGCTACATCAACTGCTCGGCGGCGGTGAAGGCCCAGAGCGACCTGATCTGCACCAGCAGCAACGCGGTGGATCTGGTGCGCCAACTGCCCGCCGACCGGCCGATCCTGTTCGCCCCTGATCAGAACCTGGGCCGCTGGGTGCAGAACCAGAGCGGCCGTGAGCTCACCCTCTGGCCTGGCAGCTGCATGGTGCACGAAACCTTCAGCGAGCAGGCCCTGCTGCAACTGCAGCTGGAGCACCCCGAAGCCGAGGTGCTGGCCCACCCCGAATGCCAGCAGCACCTGCTGGATCTGGCCGACTTCATCGGCTCCACCAGCCGGCTGCTGGAGCGGGCGGCGGCCAGCGAGGCGCCGGACTTCATCGTGCTCACCGAGCCTGGGATCCTGCACCAGATGCGCCAGCGGGTGCCGGCCAAGGCCTTCTTCGAGGTGCCGGGCGCCGATGGCTGCAGCTGCAACGCCTGCCCCTACATGCGCCTGAACACCCTGGAGAAGCTGTGGCAGTGCCTTCACAGCATGGCTCCGGCGATCGAGCTGGAGGAGGAGCTGCGCCAGCGAGCCCTGGCGCCCATTGAAAAGATGCTGGCCATGAGCCGCTGA
- a CDS encoding sigma-70 family RNA polymerase sigma factor, with protein sequence MVSKPVNDQSYPSQNSGLRVLASPSGECTSPPNTLDDHGPARSLGTHQEPHFRGGDGVSDYLRLMARIPLLTPAEELHHAGIVQDWLNHPDPPPSLRRRGTRARNRMVTANLRLVVMVCRRYRGRISNLQLEMLDLYQAGNLGLMRAIELFDPSRGYRLSTYAFSWIQQAVQRCMSATGNGIHIPTALRTIAYRAQRLEACTAQRLTIDAMADLLGEKEKRLQTALTVVRQCSTTSLDKPIGTLEESTTLIELIQAEHMNDPEDDYRWLHEHLEALDPKQRQVLELRYGGDEHCSSAKAALVMGVTKSYIQSVERRTLQTLRHRLGPILDPTQG encoded by the coding sequence ATGGTTTCCAAGCCGGTAAACGATCAGAGCTACCCATCCCAGAATTCAGGTCTGCGGGTCTTGGCGTCTCCTTCAGGGGAGTGCACTTCACCGCCAAATACCCTTGACGATCACGGTCCAGCCAGATCGCTTGGAACTCATCAGGAGCCGCACTTCCGCGGTGGGGATGGAGTCAGCGATTATCTGAGACTAATGGCCAGAATTCCCCTGCTGACCCCCGCCGAAGAACTACATCATGCCGGCATAGTGCAGGACTGGCTGAACCATCCAGATCCACCTCCATCGCTGCGGCGTCGGGGCACAAGAGCGCGTAACCGCATGGTGACGGCCAATCTCCGTCTCGTTGTGATGGTATGCCGGCGCTATCGGGGCCGGATCAGCAATCTCCAGCTCGAAATGCTTGATCTCTACCAAGCCGGGAATCTTGGTCTGATGCGAGCCATAGAACTCTTTGATCCTTCGCGGGGCTACCGATTATCCACCTATGCGTTTTCGTGGATTCAGCAAGCGGTCCAGCGCTGCATGAGCGCAACGGGCAATGGCATCCATATTCCCACGGCACTGCGCACCATCGCCTACCGCGCCCAGCGACTGGAGGCATGCACGGCGCAGCGTCTCACGATCGATGCCATGGCCGACCTCCTGGGTGAGAAAGAGAAGCGCCTTCAGACTGCCCTCACCGTTGTGCGTCAGTGCAGCACGACATCACTGGACAAGCCCATTGGAACCTTGGAGGAGAGCACAACTCTGATTGAACTCATCCAGGCCGAACATATGAACGACCCTGAGGACGATTACCGCTGGCTCCATGAACACCTGGAAGCCCTCGATCCGAAGCAGCGACAGGTGCTGGAGCTTCGCTACGGCGGCGATGAGCACTGTTCCAGTGCCAAGGCAGCGCTCGTGATGGGGGTAACCAAGAGCTATATCCAGAGCGTCGAACGCAGGACCCTACAAACGCTTCGGCACCGTTTGGGGCCCATCCTGGATCCCACCCAGGGCTGA
- a CDS encoding protein kinase family protein, with translation MHARSSQPVPEGLVELVEAELLPQLVIRSPHPHDPVVVEQLPAPWRSLGSGNYAAVLHHPRHSELVVKVYAPGRPGLTREAEVYRRIGTHPAFSVCHHVGQGYLVLQRLQGTTLYDCVREGVPIPLQLVRDIDAAIAYAESRGLHGHDVHGRNVLLHRDRGRIVDISDFLNPEPCDAWRDLRRAYHLLYRPVIAPLRLRVPTPLLERLRRGYRLYRHLRSRA, from the coding sequence GTGCACGCCCGCAGCAGCCAGCCGGTTCCTGAGGGCCTTGTCGAGCTGGTGGAAGCTGAACTGCTGCCGCAGCTGGTGATCCGCAGCCCTCACCCCCATGACCCCGTGGTGGTGGAGCAGTTGCCCGCGCCCTGGCGCAGCCTCGGCAGCGGCAACTATGCGGCGGTGCTGCACCATCCCCGCCACAGCGAGCTGGTGGTGAAGGTGTATGCCCCGGGTCGCCCGGGTCTGACCCGGGAGGCCGAGGTGTATCGCCGCATTGGCACCCACCCAGCCTTCTCTGTCTGCCACCACGTGGGCCAGGGCTACCTGGTGCTGCAGCGCCTTCAGGGCACCACGCTCTACGACTGTGTGCGTGAGGGGGTGCCGATACCGCTGCAGCTGGTGCGGGACATCGACGCCGCCATCGCCTACGCCGAGAGCCGCGGCCTGCACGGCCACGATGTGCATGGCCGCAACGTGCTGCTGCACCGGGACCGGGGCCGGATCGTGGACATCTCCGACTTCCTCAATCCCGAGCCCTGCGATGCCTGGCGTGACCTGCGCCGGGCCTACCACCTGCTCTACCGCCCCGTGATCGCCCCGCTGCGTCTGCGGGTTCCCACCCCCTTGCTGGAGCGGCTGCGGCGCGGCTACCGCCTCTACCGGCACCTGCGATCTCGGGCCTGA